The DNA region GTCGACCTTGCCGACCTGCGCGAGTACGCCCTTGGCCTGCTCGATGGTGACGTGTTTGATCAGCGCGCCCTGGAGCTGTTCGGTGAGGAGATCGGCGCGGTGAATGGCTCGTTCCTGGAGGATTCCGATGGTCGCGGTGTCGGCGAGCGCTCGTGCCGCCCGAATGTCCTGTTCACGCATGGGCCCGGGTTCGCGGCCGAAGAGGTTCAGCGCACCGATCGTTTTCTGCTGTCCTTG from Nocardia tengchongensis includes:
- a CDS encoding ANTAR domain-containing protein — translated: MREQDIRAARALADTATIGILQERAIHRADLLTEQLQGALIKHVTIEQAKGVLAQVGKVDMDQAFQALRSYGRHRSTRLSDVARQLVNGEIRPQSILTDHISRG